The following coding sequences are from one Brienomyrus brachyistius isolate T26 chromosome 15, BBRACH_0.4, whole genome shotgun sequence window:
- the tram1 gene encoding translocating chain-associated membrane protein 1, translated as MGVRKKSSKSPPVLSHEFIIQNHADIVSCVAMVFLLGLMFEVTSKVAVLFITVQYNVTITSGEGSEETSTNYFHHGLKDLATVFFYMLVAIIMHAIIQEYVLDKINRKMHFSKTKHSKFNESGQLSAFYLLSSGWGISILHSENLLSNPVSLWEGYPHTLMPFQMKFFYICQMGYWFHALPELYFQKTKKEDIPRQLVYISLYLAHIIGAYVLNLTRLGLVLLVLHYFVELLFHVSRLIYFNNEKRQGGFTVWAVLYVLGRLLTLSLSVLTVGFGLAGATQQGLDLVSGNFNVLFVRITVLAAICLTQAFMMWKFINFQLRRWREHAQLQAQKRKPAATKGKAKKDRANGVNGALNANGADSPRGRKEKSS; from the exons ATGGGCGTTCGGAAGAAGAGTAGCAAGAGCCCGCCGGTGCTCAGCCATGAGTTCATCATCCAGAACCACGCCGACATTGTGTCCTGTGTCGCCATGGTCTTCCTCCTAGGGCTCATGTTCGAG GTAACGTCTAAGGTGGCCGTGTTGTTCATCACTGTTCAATACAATGTCACCATCACGTCCGGTG AGGGCTCGGAGGAAACCTCCACCAATTACTTTCATCACGGACTGAAGGACCTGGCCACGGTGTTCTTCTACATGCTCGTCGCCATCATCATGCACGCCATCATCCAGGAGTACGTGCTGGAT AAGATAAACAGGAAGATGCACTTCTCCAAGACCAAGCACAGCAAGTTCAACGAATCAGGCCAGCTGAGCGCCTTCTACCTCCTGTCCTCCGGGTGGGGCATCAGCATTCTGCACTCA gaAAACCTTCTGTCAAACCCTGTCAGTCTATGGGAAGGGTACCCACACACGTTAATGCC ATTCCAGATGAAGTTTTTCTACATCTGCCAGATGGGTTACTGGTTCCATGCTCTTCCTGAGCTCTACTTTCAGAAGACCAAGAAG GAGGACATCCCGCGGCAGCTGGTCTACATCAGCTTGTACCTTGCACACATCATCGGGGCCTATGTACTGAA TCTGACCCGCCTGGGACTCGTGTTGCTGGTGCTGCATTACTTCGTGGAGCTGCTCTTCCACGTGTCACGCCTCATCTACTTCAACAACGAGAAGCGGCAGGGCGG GTTCACAGTTTGGGCTGTGCTCTACGTGCTGGGCCGCCTGCTCACGCTGTCCCTCTCCGTGCTCACCGTGGGATTCGGCCTAGCGGGGGCGACACAGCAGGGCCTTGACTTGGTCAGCGGAAATTTCAACGTGCTCTTTGTCCG GATCACAGTCCTGGCTGCTATCTGCCTGACCCAAGCCTTCATGATGTGGAAATTCATCAACTTCCAGCTGCGGCGATGGCGGGAGCATGCGCAGCTGCAGGCCCAGAAGAGGAAGCCGGCTGCGACCAAGGGCAAGGCCAAGAAGGACAGAG CCAATGGCGTGAACGGCGCCCTGAACGCCAACGGTGCAGACTCACCACGGGGCCGTAAGGAGAAATCCTCCTAA